The Streptomyces xanthii genome has a segment encoding these proteins:
- a CDS encoding MFS transporter: MSAQTTEAPAPPPAGAAPAPPGTRRPARPGLALAVIAGCNAMIQLDDPIVNIALPGLRAELGLSPVATSWIVTAYLLTFGGLLLLGGRAGDILGRRKVFLAGVGLFTAAALLRGAATSGEFLVAVRVAQGAGAALAAPSGLALVLSMFAPGPARKRAIAVCTATGAVSTAGGLLLAGALTSLGSWRWVLYLDVPLGLAILLLGPFVLRETAPNPGRFDLAGALVSALGAGALVYGLGQAAERPWGDPAVVGCLAAAVALFAVFAVIERRAEQPIVLPRLFTDRERLPAYLATLAIPGALIGTYFFLNQFLQGEHGWSALATACALLPLPVTMATTALAAVGLERRFGPKRLMAAGATLLVLGNLWLATLDSSAPYATGVLPALVLLGAGMAACVLPPTLIATSKLRDGEAGAASSVLNCLQSVGGSIGLATLVTVSARGGMQGGFLAGAGFAALALVAASLLRRRSH, translated from the coding sequence ATGTCCGCGCAGACCACCGAAGCGCCGGCGCCCCCGCCGGCCGGGGCCGCACCGGCACCGCCCGGCACCCGCCGCCCGGCCCGCCCGGGTCTCGCGCTCGCCGTGATCGCCGGATGCAACGCGATGATCCAGCTCGACGACCCGATCGTGAACATCGCCCTGCCCGGACTCCGCGCCGAACTGGGCCTGTCCCCCGTCGCCACGTCCTGGATCGTCACCGCCTACCTGCTCACGTTCGGCGGTCTGCTGCTGCTCGGCGGCCGGGCCGGGGACATCCTGGGCCGCCGCAAGGTGTTCCTCGCGGGCGTCGGCCTGTTCACCGCGGCCGCCCTGCTGCGCGGGGCGGCGACCTCCGGCGAGTTCCTCGTCGCGGTCCGGGTGGCCCAGGGAGCCGGCGCGGCGCTCGCGGCGCCGAGCGGCCTCGCGCTGGTCCTGTCCATGTTCGCGCCGGGCCCGGCCCGCAAGCGGGCGATCGCCGTGTGCACGGCGACCGGCGCCGTCTCCACGGCGGGCGGGCTGCTCCTCGCGGGCGCGCTGACCTCCCTCGGCTCGTGGCGGTGGGTGCTGTACCTGGACGTTCCGCTGGGCCTGGCGATCCTGCTCCTCGGCCCGTTCGTGCTGCGCGAGACGGCGCCGAACCCGGGCCGCTTCGACCTGGCCGGTGCGCTGGTGTCCGCGCTGGGCGCCGGAGCGCTGGTGTACGGGCTCGGGCAGGCCGCCGAGCGGCCGTGGGGCGATCCCGCGGTGGTGGGCTGTCTCGCGGCGGCGGTGGCGCTGTTCGCCGTGTTCGCGGTGATCGAGCGGCGGGCGGAGCAGCCGATCGTGCTGCCGCGGCTGTTCACGGACCGCGAGCGGCTGCCTGCCTATCTGGCGACGCTGGCGATCCCCGGCGCGCTCATCGGCACGTACTTCTTCCTCAACCAGTTTCTGCAGGGCGAGCACGGCTGGTCCGCCCTCGCGACCGCGTGCGCGCTGCTGCCGCTGCCGGTGACCATGGCGACGACGGCCCTGGCCGCGGTAGGCCTGGAGCGCCGCTTCGGGCCGAAGCGCCTGATGGCGGCCGGTGCGACGCTGCTCGTCCTCGGCAACCTGTGGCTCGCGACCCTGGACTCCTCGGCCCCGTACGCGACCGGTGTGCTGCCGGCTCTGGTCCTGCTGGGCGCCGGCATGGCCGCGTGTGTGCTGCCGCCGACGCTGATCGCCACGTCGAAGCTGCGCGACGGCGAGGCGGGGGCGGCGTCCAGCGTGCTCAACTGCCTTCAGTCGGTGGGTGGTTCGATCGGCCTGGCCACCCTGGTGACGGTCTCCGCCCGCGGCGGCATGCAAGGCGGCTTCCTCGCGGGTGCGGGCTTCGCGGCGCTGGCCCTGGTGGCCGCGTCGCTGCTGCGCCGCCGGTCGCACTGA
- a CDS encoding PIG-L deacetylase family protein, producing MADTLLELPDDFSRVLAIVAHPDDIEFGAGPAVAAWTARGIEVAYLLVTRGEAGIDGLDPAECGPVREAEQRKAAAELGVQQVDFLDGYTDGTVTYGPGLRRDLARAVRRHRPELIVTFNHHDTWASGAWNTPDHRDVGRAALDSVADAANRWIFPELLDEGLEPWRAGKVAVAGSPRPTHAVAVDDAARDRAVRSLAAHDRYLRSLSDDEPAERARFILDHLLAATAPRFGGRGGVSFQIGG from the coding sequence ATGGCCGACACACTCCTCGAACTGCCCGACGACTTCAGCCGCGTCCTCGCGATCGTCGCCCACCCCGACGACATCGAGTTCGGCGCCGGGCCCGCCGTGGCCGCCTGGACCGCGCGGGGGATCGAGGTGGCCTACCTCCTCGTCACCCGCGGCGAGGCGGGCATCGACGGCCTCGACCCGGCCGAGTGCGGGCCGGTGCGCGAGGCCGAACAGCGCAAGGCCGCCGCCGAACTCGGCGTCCAGCAGGTCGACTTCCTCGACGGGTACACCGACGGCACCGTCACCTACGGGCCCGGACTGCGCCGCGACCTGGCCCGCGCCGTCCGCCGCCACCGCCCCGAGCTCATCGTGACGTTCAACCACCACGACACCTGGGCCTCCGGCGCGTGGAACACCCCCGACCACCGCGACGTCGGCCGCGCCGCCCTCGACTCCGTCGCCGACGCCGCCAACCGCTGGATCTTCCCCGAACTCCTCGACGAGGGCCTCGAGCCGTGGCGGGCCGGCAAGGTGGCCGTCGCCGGATCGCCGCGCCCCACCCACGCCGTCGCCGTCGACGACGCCGCCCGCGACCGCGCCGTGCGCTCGCTCGCCGCCCACGACCGCTACCTGCGCTCGCTGAGCGACGACGAGCCCGCCGAGCGCGCCCGGTTCATCCTCGACCACCTGCTCGCCGCCACCGCCCCCCGCTTCGGGGGCCGAGGCGGCGTCTCCTTCCAGATAGGCGGGTGA
- the mca gene encoding mycothiol conjugate amidase Mca — protein MSGALARVAARPRLMAVHAHPDDESSKGAATTARYAAEGVDVLVVTCTGGERGSFLNPSCPRPPGPVDMATVRAREMARARRILGVRQTWLGYRDSGLPEHGEPLPAGCFARADPGAATGRLVRLIRRFRPHVVTTYDEDGGYPHPDHVMAHRIAVAAFEAAGDGGAHPGAGPPWQPLKLYYNHGSHPERSAALHRALLRRGSTAPYAPLPCEPVRRPDITTRVPCAAWFPVRDRALRAHVSQVDPDGVWFAVPTPLQQEVWPTEDYTLARSLVPVALPEDDLFAGVTTAGAGRPPVMAGM, from the coding sequence ATGTCCGGAGCTCTCGCGCGGGTCGCCGCCCGGCCACGGCTGATGGCGGTGCACGCGCACCCCGACGACGAATCCAGCAAGGGCGCGGCGACGACGGCGCGCTACGCGGCCGAGGGGGTCGACGTGCTGGTGGTCACGTGCACGGGCGGTGAGCGGGGTTCCTTCCTCAACCCGTCCTGTCCGCGGCCGCCCGGACCGGTGGACATGGCGACGGTCCGCGCCCGCGAGATGGCGCGCGCCCGGCGCATCCTCGGGGTGCGCCAGACCTGGCTCGGCTACCGGGACTCCGGGCTGCCGGAGCACGGCGAGCCGCTGCCGGCCGGCTGCTTCGCCCGGGCCGATCCGGGCGCGGCGACGGGGCGTCTGGTGCGGCTGATCCGCCGGTTCCGGCCGCACGTCGTGACGACGTACGACGAGGACGGCGGCTATCCGCATCCCGATCACGTGATGGCGCACCGGATCGCGGTGGCCGCGTTCGAGGCGGCCGGTGACGGCGGTGCGCATCCGGGGGCGGGTCCGCCGTGGCAGCCGCTGAAGCTGTACTACAACCACGGTTCGCACCCGGAGCGCAGCGCGGCGCTGCACCGTGCGCTGCTGCGGCGCGGCAGCACGGCGCCGTACGCGCCGCTGCCCTGCGAGCCGGTGCGCCGGCCGGACATCACCACGCGGGTGCCGTGCGCCGCCTGGTTCCCCGTGCGGGACCGGGCCCTGCGGGCACATGTGTCGCAGGTGGATCCGGACGGGGTGTGGTTCGCGGTGCCGACGCCGCTGCAGCAGGAGGTGTGGCCGACCGAGGACTACACCCTGGCGCGGTCGCTGGTGCCGGTCGCCCTGCCGGAGGACGACCTGTTCGCGGGGGTGACGACGGCCGGTGCCGGCCGTCCGCCCGTGATGGCCGGTATGTGA
- the abc-f gene encoding ribosomal protection-like ABC-F family protein yields MPTQISVRSVTKAFDGRVVLDDVTCSLPVGERVGIVGENGSGKSTLLRLLAGVEKCDQGEVVVHADGGVGHLAQSERLPAELTVQDVIDRALGDLRAVEERMRRLEAAMADGDESVLAEYGELSTAFELRGGYEADARVERALHGLGLGLLERGRGVGSLSGGEQVRLRLAAVLAAGPEVLLLDEPTNHLDEGALLWLEEHLRTRRGTTVAVSHDRMFLERVTTTLLEVDADRRTVVRYGNGYAGYLTEKAAARERWAQAHAQWETDVAGLREAAATTARRVAPGRAMKDGNKMAYDRAAGRVQQSLAGRVRQAEEKLRRLLESPVPPPPEPLHFAPVMRSGQVRGCALDAAGVGVEGRLGRIGLTLEAGEKLLITGPNGAGKSTLLDVLAGRLAPDTGTVTRQGRVGHLPQEPEPGRPGETLLAAFARGRTGPAEEHRELLLSLGLFDAEQLSVQVRGLSTGQRQRLALARLVTRPWDVLLLDEPTNHLSPALVEELEAALLGFDGALVVVSHDRLLRERWRGRQLTVSTSAVQAVQV; encoded by the coding sequence ATGCCCACGCAGATCAGCGTCCGTTCCGTCACCAAGGCCTTCGACGGCCGGGTCGTCCTCGACGACGTCACGTGCTCGCTCCCGGTGGGCGAGCGGGTCGGGATCGTCGGGGAGAACGGTTCGGGAAAGAGCACCCTGCTGCGGCTGCTGGCCGGGGTCGAGAAGTGCGACCAGGGCGAGGTCGTCGTCCACGCGGACGGCGGTGTCGGTCATCTGGCGCAGTCCGAGCGGCTCCCCGCGGAGCTCACCGTCCAGGACGTGATCGACCGCGCTCTGGGCGATCTGCGCGCCGTCGAGGAGCGGATGCGCCGCCTCGAGGCCGCGATGGCCGACGGCGACGAGAGTGTCCTGGCCGAGTACGGGGAGCTGTCGACGGCATTCGAACTGCGGGGCGGCTACGAGGCGGACGCCCGCGTGGAGCGCGCCCTGCACGGTCTGGGCCTCGGCCTGCTGGAGCGCGGGCGCGGCGTGGGGAGCCTGTCGGGCGGCGAGCAGGTGCGGCTGCGGCTCGCGGCCGTGCTGGCGGCGGGCCCCGAGGTGCTGCTGCTCGACGAACCCACCAACCATCTCGACGAGGGCGCGCTGCTCTGGCTGGAGGAGCATCTGCGCACCCGCCGCGGCACGACGGTCGCGGTCTCGCACGACCGCATGTTCCTGGAGCGGGTGACGACGACGCTGCTCGAGGTGGACGCCGACCGCCGCACCGTCGTCCGCTACGGCAACGGCTACGCGGGCTATCTCACGGAGAAGGCGGCAGCCCGCGAGCGCTGGGCTCAGGCGCACGCGCAGTGGGAGACGGACGTGGCCGGGCTGCGCGAGGCGGCCGCGACGACCGCCCGCCGGGTGGCGCCGGGGCGGGCCATGAAGGACGGCAACAAGATGGCCTACGACCGGGCGGCCGGACGGGTGCAGCAGTCGCTGGCCGGCCGGGTGCGGCAGGCCGAGGAGAAGCTGCGCCGACTGCTCGAGAGTCCGGTGCCGCCGCCGCCCGAGCCGCTGCACTTCGCGCCCGTGATGCGGTCCGGGCAGGTGCGCGGCTGTGCGCTCGACGCGGCCGGTGTCGGCGTGGAGGGGCGTCTGGGCCGGATCGGCCTCACGCTCGAAGCCGGGGAGAAGCTGCTGATCACGGGGCCGAACGGGGCGGGCAAGAGCACGCTTCTGGACGTCCTGGCCGGGCGCCTCGCCCCGGACACCGGCACGGTCACCCGCCAGGGGCGGGTGGGCCATCTGCCGCAGGAGCCGGAGCCGGGCCGGCCCGGGGAGACGCTCCTGGCCGCGTTCGCGCGCGGCCGTACGGGGCCGGCCGAGGAGCACCGTGAACTGCTGCTCTCCCTGGGCCTGTTCGACGCGGAGCAGCTCTCGGTGCAGGTGCGGGGGCTGTCCACCGGGCAGCGGCAGCGGCTCGCGCTGGCCCGGCTGGTGACCCGGCCCTGGGACGTCCTGCTCCTGGACGAGCCGACCAACCACCTCTCCCCCGCGCTGGTGGAGGAGCTGGAGGCGGCGCTGCTCGGCTTCGACGGCGCGCTCGTCGTGGTCAGCCACGACCGGCTGCTGCGCGAGCGCTGGCGGGGCAGACAGCTGACCGTGTCGACGTCGGCGGTCCAGGCCGTCCAGGTCTGA
- a CDS encoding DUF1697 domain-containing protein, giving the protein MTTDQIHIAFLRAVNVGSRKVEMARLREVLTGLGLGSVRTYIASGNAFFTSADSDPERLVALIERALEDAFGFEIPTILRTADQLRAELAAAPFGKTPPAADERFSMLYGSAPLTGTDLPVRSPKGDWEVLGTHGGTAFVRWRLLGGRPVNPAPVIEKMFGVRATGRFFHTSQKILAAAEKN; this is encoded by the coding sequence ATGACGACTGATCAGATCCACATCGCGTTCCTGCGCGCCGTCAACGTGGGCAGCCGCAAGGTCGAGATGGCCCGGCTGCGCGAGGTGCTCACCGGGCTCGGCCTCGGCTCCGTACGCACCTACATCGCGAGCGGGAACGCCTTCTTCACCAGCGCGGACAGCGACCCCGAGCGCCTCGTCGCCCTCATCGAGCGGGCCCTCGAGGACGCCTTCGGGTTCGAGATCCCCACGATCCTGCGCACGGCGGATCAACTGCGCGCGGAACTGGCGGCGGCGCCGTTCGGCAAAACCCCACCGGCCGCGGACGAGCGCTTCTCCATGCTCTACGGATCGGCGCCCCTGACCGGCACCGACCTCCCCGTCCGTTCCCCCAAGGGCGACTGGGAGGTCCTCGGCACGCACGGCGGCACGGCGTTCGTACGCTGGCGGCTGCTGGGCGGCCGGCCCGTCAACCCCGCCCCCGTCATCGAGAAGATGTTCGGGGTACGGGCGACGGGCCGGTTCTTCCACACCTCGCAGAAGATCCTGGCCGCCGCCGAGAAGAACTGA
- a CDS encoding ABC-F family ATP-binding cassette domain-containing protein, which produces MTTTHPDFSAPSIAVAGLHYGWPDGTPVFDGLQVAFAPGRTGLIGLNGSGKSTLLKLIAGELTPASGTVRVSGEIGYLPQNVTLDTSLRVDDALGIAATRRALHAIEAGDPSEEHFTAVGDDWDVEERATATLSQLGLGHIGLDRTVGEVSGGESVLLRLAALLLRRPDVLLLDEPTNNLDLHARRRLYTAVEGWSKVMVVVSHDRELLDRVDQIADLRGGEVTWYGGNFSAYEEALAAEQEAAERMVRVAESDLKKQKRELADAHVKLARRKRYGQKMWDTKREPKVVMGERKRQAQVAAGKHRIMHEEKLAEAKERLDEAVEAVRDDDEIHIDLPSTAVPQGRTVLTLRDLELAYGARVDGEFELRGPERIALVGRNGAGKTTLLRTITGELAPVAGEATAHVPLRFLPQRLDVLDEEASVADNVARFAPHATNNRIRSRLARFLFRGAKADQQAGTLSGGERFRAALAALMLAEPAPQLLMLDEPTNNLDMASIRQLTTALASYEGALVVASHDLTFLDSIGITRWILLDGELRETDPEEVRAIR; this is translated from the coding sequence ATGACCACCACTCACCCCGACTTCTCCGCGCCCTCGATCGCCGTCGCGGGCCTGCACTACGGCTGGCCGGACGGCACCCCCGTGTTCGACGGGCTCCAGGTCGCCTTCGCCCCCGGACGCACCGGCCTCATCGGCCTCAACGGGTCAGGAAAGTCCACCCTGCTGAAGCTCATCGCCGGGGAGCTGACCCCGGCCAGTGGCACCGTGCGCGTGTCCGGCGAGATCGGCTACCTGCCGCAGAACGTCACCCTCGACACCTCCCTGCGTGTCGACGACGCCCTCGGCATCGCCGCCACCCGCCGCGCCCTGCACGCCATCGAGGCCGGCGACCCGAGCGAGGAGCACTTCACCGCGGTCGGCGACGACTGGGACGTCGAGGAGCGCGCCACCGCGACCCTCTCCCAGCTCGGCCTCGGCCACATCGGACTGGACCGCACCGTCGGCGAGGTCTCCGGCGGCGAGTCGGTGCTGCTGCGGCTCGCCGCGCTGCTCCTGCGCCGCCCCGACGTCCTCCTCCTCGACGAACCCACCAACAACCTCGACCTGCACGCCCGCCGCCGCCTCTACACCGCCGTCGAAGGCTGGTCCAAGGTGATGGTCGTCGTCAGTCACGACCGTGAACTCCTCGACCGCGTCGACCAGATCGCCGATCTGCGCGGCGGCGAGGTCACCTGGTACGGCGGGAACTTCTCCGCCTACGAGGAGGCCCTCGCCGCCGAACAGGAGGCGGCCGAACGCATGGTGCGCGTCGCCGAGTCCGACCTGAAGAAGCAGAAGCGCGAACTGGCCGACGCCCACGTGAAACTGGCCCGCCGCAAGCGATACGGCCAGAAGATGTGGGACACCAAGCGCGAGCCCAAGGTCGTCATGGGCGAACGCAAACGGCAGGCCCAGGTCGCCGCCGGCAAGCACCGCATCATGCACGAGGAGAAACTCGCCGAGGCCAAGGAACGCCTCGACGAAGCCGTGGAAGCGGTCCGCGACGACGACGAGATCCACATCGACCTGCCCAGCACCGCGGTCCCCCAGGGCCGCACCGTGCTCACCCTGCGCGACCTGGAACTGGCCTACGGGGCGCGCGTGGACGGCGAGTTCGAGCTGCGCGGACCCGAGCGGATCGCGCTGGTCGGACGCAACGGCGCGGGCAAGACGACCCTGCTGCGCACCATCACCGGGGAACTGGCCCCGGTGGCGGGCGAGGCCACCGCCCACGTGCCGCTGCGTTTCTTGCCACAGCGGCTCGACGTGCTCGACGAGGAGGCGAGCGTCGCCGACAACGTGGCCCGGTTCGCCCCGCACGCCACCAACAACCGGATCCGCTCACGCCTCGCCCGGTTCCTCTTCCGCGGCGCCAAGGCCGACCAGCAGGCCGGGACGCTCTCCGGGGGCGAACGCTTCCGGGCCGCCCTCGCCGCGCTCATGCTCGCCGAGCCCGCCCCGCAGCTCCTCATGCTGGACGAGCCGACGAACAACCTCGACATGGCCAGCATCCGCCAGCTCACCACCGCCCTGGCGTCCTACGAGGGCGCCCTGGTCGTGGCCAGCCACGACCTGACCTTCCTGGACTCCATCGGCATCACCCGCTGGATCCTCCTGGACGGCGAGCTGCGCGAGACCGACCCCGAGGAGGTGCGGGCGATCCGGTGA
- a CDS encoding MFS transporter: MTTSTADGRPTAEDSSAQGPRSLVVRLILVTLLMAELLIQVDQTIVNVALPFIQRDLDFTESGLPWVVNAYGLLYGGLLPLGGRIGDLFGRRRVLVTGVTIFTVASVVCGFSTDPTVMVIARAVQGLGGALTAPVVLSLIITSFAEGPERQRAFALWGSTQAAGALFGLLVGGLLTSGPGWEFSFFAAVPIGALVVVLAMTTLKESRAEQRPSLDVAGAVTITAALLMTVFVFLDTQRPWTSPLRGGLLVLAAVLLGVFLLVERRQAHPFLPLHVFRRRNTSGALGIMMIFGATQMSYFFFVTLYLQEILGFSALQTGLAYLPLIATLLVFAQICMKTVARVGLTRMLMTGLFCLGLGMGWLGLAASSTSFVATVLGPTIISGIGLGLTMMPAGTIATSGVDPADAGAVSGLFNTAILVGGSLGLAVLTTVTQAVGGLDGTHGYTVAFLCSAGLAAAAILIAALVVRVPAPAEADAA, from the coding sequence ATGACCACCAGCACCGCGGACGGCAGGCCGACCGCCGAGGACAGTTCCGCCCAGGGCCCCCGCTCCCTGGTCGTCAGACTGATCCTCGTCACCCTGCTGATGGCCGAACTGCTCATCCAGGTCGACCAGACCATCGTCAACGTGGCCCTGCCCTTCATCCAGCGCGACCTCGACTTCACCGAGTCGGGCCTGCCGTGGGTCGTCAACGCCTACGGCCTCCTGTACGGCGGACTGCTGCCGCTGGGCGGCCGGATCGGCGACCTGTTCGGCCGGCGCCGCGTCCTGGTCACCGGTGTCACGATCTTCACCGTGGCCTCCGTCGTGTGCGGCTTCAGCACCGACCCGACCGTCATGGTGATCGCCCGTGCCGTGCAGGGCCTGGGCGGCGCGCTGACCGCGCCGGTCGTCCTCTCGCTGATCATCACCTCGTTCGCCGAGGGCCCCGAGCGGCAGCGGGCGTTCGCCCTGTGGGGCAGCACGCAGGCGGCGGGCGCCTTGTTCGGTCTCCTCGTCGGCGGCCTGCTGACCTCCGGCCCCGGCTGGGAGTTCAGCTTCTTCGCCGCCGTCCCGATCGGCGCGCTCGTCGTCGTCCTGGCCATGACGACGCTCAAGGAGAGCCGCGCCGAACAGCGGCCCAGCCTGGACGTGGCGGGCGCGGTCACCATCACGGCCGCCCTGCTGATGACGGTCTTCGTCTTCCTCGACACCCAGCGTCCGTGGACCTCCCCGCTGCGCGGCGGCCTGCTGGTCCTCGCCGCCGTGCTCCTCGGGGTCTTCCTGCTCGTCGAGCGGCGCCAGGCCCACCCGTTCCTGCCCCTGCACGTGTTCCGCCGCCGCAACACCAGCGGAGCCCTCGGCATCATGATGATCTTCGGTGCCACGCAGATGAGCTACTTCTTCTTCGTCACCCTCTACCTCCAGGAGATCCTCGGGTTCTCCGCACTGCAGACCGGCCTCGCCTACCTGCCGCTGATCGCCACCCTGCTGGTGTTCGCGCAGATCTGCATGAAGACCGTGGCCCGCGTCGGACTGACCCGGATGCTGATGACCGGCCTGTTCTGCCTCGGGCTCGGCATGGGCTGGCTGGGCCTGGCCGCGTCGTCGACGAGCTTCGTCGCCACCGTCCTCGGCCCCACGATCATCTCCGGCATCGGCCTCGGCCTGACGATGATGCCGGCCGGCACCATCGCCACCAGCGGCGTCGACCCGGCCGACGCGGGCGCCGTCTCCGGCCTGTTCAACACCGCGATCCTGGTCGGCGGCTCGCTGGGCCTGGCCGTCCTCACCACCGTCACCCAGGCCGTCGGCGGCCTCGACGGCACGCACGGCTACACCGTCGCGTTCCTGTGCAGCGCGGGCCTGGCCGCGGCCGCGATCCTCATCGCCGCCCTCGTCGTCCGCGTCCCCGCACCCGCCGAAGCCGACGCCGCCTGA
- a CDS encoding thioesterase II family protein, producing the protein MSGTSVRLFCLPYCGASAGVYLPWRDRLAPHLTVTPLELPGRGSRLGKDPCSGMETLLHDLVPTVARLCDRPFALFGHGLGALLAYEIAARLEWDHELVAERLYVSGQAAPHLPVRQDPLTGLPDDAFLAAAARHPGVHPAVLGDPALARLQLPVLRADFALAESYEEGLDNSVHAPLTATAGLDDPTVLGDELSAWRAYTHRSFRVRRFAGGHFHWRTREQPLLDMFVEDLSRRNDANHRFPVAERTF; encoded by the coding sequence ATGAGCGGCACGTCCGTGCGCCTGTTCTGTCTGCCGTACTGCGGTGCCTCGGCGGGCGTCTATCTGCCCTGGCGCGACCGGCTCGCGCCGCACCTGACCGTCACACCCCTCGAACTGCCGGGCCGGGGCTCCCGGCTGGGCAAGGACCCGTGCTCCGGCATGGAGACGCTGCTGCACGACCTGGTGCCCACGGTGGCCCGCCTGTGCGACCGCCCGTTCGCCCTCTTCGGCCACGGGCTCGGTGCCCTGCTGGCCTACGAGATCGCGGCGCGCCTCGAATGGGACCACGAACTCGTCGCCGAACGCCTCTACGTGTCCGGCCAGGCGGCCCCGCACCTGCCGGTCCGCCAGGACCCGCTCACCGGCCTGCCCGACGACGCGTTCCTGGCCGCGGCCGCCCGCCACCCCGGCGTCCACCCCGCGGTCCTGGGCGACCCGGCCCTGGCCCGGCTCCAACTGCCGGTGCTCCGCGCGGACTTCGCGCTCGCCGAGTCGTACGAGGAAGGACTCGACAACAGCGTGCACGCCCCGCTCACCGCGACGGCCGGCCTCGACGACCCGACGGTGCTCGGCGACGAGCTGAGCGCCTGGCGGGCCTACACACACCGTTCCTTCCGCGTCCGCCGCTTCGCCGGCGGCCACTTCCACTGGCGCACCCGCGAACAGCCGCTGCTCGACATGTTCGTCGAGGACCTGTCGCGCAGGAACGACGCGAACCACCGCTTCCCGGTCGCGGAACGGACCTTCTGA
- a CDS encoding DUF3224 domain-containing protein produces the protein MTQLRIQATFVVDVWDGVDDEKVDGGPVTARVELAKTYTEGDVLGTATGHMATTQGPGGAAYVAQERVTGTMGGRTGTFVLEHRATQVGSGEPVTWAGIVPGSGTGELAGVSGEGSLGHGTLDLTVEFP, from the coding sequence ATGACTCAGCTACGGATTCAGGCCACGTTCGTGGTCGACGTGTGGGACGGCGTGGACGACGAGAAGGTCGACGGCGGTCCGGTCACGGCCCGCGTCGAGCTCGCCAAGACGTACACGGAAGGCGATGTGCTCGGCACCGCCACCGGTCACATGGCGACGACCCAGGGCCCCGGCGGTGCCGCGTACGTGGCGCAGGAGCGGGTCACCGGCACGATGGGCGGGCGCACGGGCACGTTCGTGCTCGAGCACCGGGCGACGCAGGTCGGCAGCGGTGAGCCGGTGACGTGGGCGGGCATCGTGCCCGGCTCCGGCACGGGCGAGCTGGCGGGCGTGAGCGGCGAGGGCTCGCTCGGCCACGGCACGCTCGACCTGACGGTCGAGTTCCCGTAG
- a CDS encoding cytochrome P450, with protein sequence MKLIEDGAPIRVQLPFGEPAWLVTRYEDARFVLTDRRFSRNEATRRDEPRMTPRPVPESILTMDAPDHTRLRTLVSKAFTPRRIEGKRAWIGELAAGLVEDMKAAGPTAELVGSYALAIPVTVICELLGVPAEDRAQLRAWCDAALSTNELTDEECVQSFMDLQKYFEDLIAQRRETPRDDLTSALIEARDAHDRLDEQELIGLCIATLIGGFETTASEISNFVHVLQQRRELWTRLCENPDSIQVAVEELLRFVPFAANGISPRYALEDLTVGETLVRAGEPVVVDTSIVNRDESVFENGHEVVLDRADNRHMVFGHGAHHCLGAHLARVELQEALKALVIGMPGLRLNGEITWKSDMIIRAPKTLPVTW encoded by the coding sequence ATGAAGCTCATCGAGGACGGCGCGCCGATCCGCGTCCAGCTGCCGTTCGGCGAGCCCGCCTGGCTCGTCACCCGGTACGAGGACGCCCGCTTCGTCCTGACCGACCGGCGTTTCTCCCGCAACGAGGCCACCCGGCGCGACGAGCCGCGCATGACCCCCCGGCCCGTGCCCGAGTCGATCCTGACGATGGACGCGCCGGACCACACGCGGCTGCGCACCCTGGTGTCCAAGGCGTTCACCCCGCGCCGCATCGAGGGCAAGCGCGCCTGGATCGGCGAACTGGCCGCCGGACTCGTCGAGGACATGAAGGCCGCGGGCCCGACCGCCGAACTCGTCGGCTCCTACGCGCTCGCCATCCCGGTCACCGTGATCTGCGAACTGCTCGGCGTGCCCGCCGAGGACCGCGCGCAGCTGCGCGCCTGGTGCGACGCCGCGCTGTCCACGAACGAGCTGACCGACGAAGAGTGCGTGCAGAGCTTCATGGATCTGCAGAAGTACTTCGAGGACCTGATCGCGCAGCGCCGCGAGACGCCCCGCGACGACCTCACCAGCGCCCTCATCGAGGCCCGCGACGCCCACGACCGGCTGGACGAGCAGGAGCTCATCGGGCTGTGCATCGCGACGCTCATCGGCGGCTTCGAGACCACCGCCAGCGAGATCTCCAACTTCGTCCACGTGCTCCAGCAGCGCCGCGAGCTGTGGACGCGCCTGTGCGAGAACCCCGACTCGATCCAGGTCGCCGTCGAGGAACTGCTGCGCTTCGTGCCCTTCGCCGCCAACGGCATCTCCCCGCGCTACGCCCTGGAGGACCTCACCGTCGGCGAGACCCTGGTCCGGGCCGGCGAACCGGTCGTCGTGGACACGAGCATCGTCAACCGCGACGAGAGCGTCTTCGAGAACGGCCACGAGGTCGTCCTCGACCGCGCCGACAACCGGCACATGGTCTTCGGCCACGGCGCCCACCACTGCCTGGGCGCGCACCTGGCCCGCGTCGAGCTCCAGGAGGCGCTGAAGGCGCTCGTCATCGGTATGCCGGGGCTGCGCCTGAACGGCGAGATCACCTGGAAGTCGGACATGATCATCCGCGCTCCGAAGACGCTGCCCGTCACCTGGTGA